TttggtaaaaatttgaattggctcatatatttgaattctttcgTAGGATTTTAAGGGATCTGtacgatattttattataaatgccaTATCGTCATCTCCTAGATTGATATGTGGCTCCAAAGACCCTTAGGAAGGTAATGTACGTATAGGCCTGAAAAATATCGAATCATTAAAAACCATTAGATTTAGtcaattactttgaaaaatattcatggcTTTGGTATCGATGCcttttgaatgtaaatgaaatttgggaagcataagaaaatttttgtatatgtaataaaaggaagcagtaaaattttcaattttatttaatatatatacaaataaaaaaacagtatgatCCTTGATGATATGTGATCTTGGTTTTacaaggaataataaaaaaacaataacaacaaatatatttacattataatacAAATGCATAGAAAAGTAGAATTTCCCTGAGATATCCATTATACATTTTGATTAGTATATGGTTTGTGCTTCTTCAGAGAATATTCACTTTTCTTGCAGACATTTCATAAATATGTAcacattatttacataaatacgaTTTCCCACTAACATTCATGCTTTTCGAATCATCAAAtgtatttaacaataaaacaatatatttgtaattctCTCAGATTAACAAAACGATTagtatattttagatttcttgcTCAAAATACATGAACTAATGTCTTACTTTAATTAAAgcattctaattattaattaactattttaactaTGTTTATAATATGCTCACTTTTTgtccaaattttatatagttctttTGTCATCTTGTATCACATATATAGTTCCTTACTTATTTTTGGTTTTACTGTGCTTTCTGTTTTGCTTTCGTATTCCAGATCTTTGACACAATATACGGAGCTGCAGCTATCATGATATAGGATAACAAAGCATTAAGAAGGAAAGCTTGAACATAAAATAAGAACATATTAATTCTGAGCAATGATACTTTTTCTGATAACTTGCACACACCCACAGAAATAATTGCACATGCAATCCTCATTGCCAGTGTAAATTTTGACTTTGAGTTTTCCTTGAAACTTTTACTGTTGAATCCGAAACCCATGCCAAACATGAATCCGCAGTATCGCATCATGGAGAAAAACGGTGAGGTATCCAGGTGAACATATTCTGGCTTAGCGCACCATTTAATAGCTCTTCCAACAGACCACATGGGATCCACTCCGATAGCGGTCAAAAATGCATACATAGACAAAGCACTGGCAAGCATGCCAGCAGTGATAGCACAATAGAGAAATGTGCCAACCTGTTGTTGGGTGATGTTATTCAATTTCTTAGCTACCAGCCATCCtagtaagaaaaaataagtatttttattataagtataaaatgctaataaattaatcgaataagaattaaaacttgtattaagataatttacagattaattttgaaaaaaaaattaaaacaaacaaacctaaaggaaataaaaatgtgtgtcaGTCAATTTTACAGCAAAATTAGTCACATTCGTCAGAGAAAGGCGTCATAGTTTTCAATGGGTTATGATGAGCGATgcattagttaattttttcacTCGACATTATGAATCAGCTTTAAGTGTATTAgtagatttacatttttaaagcttaaatttaaaacatttaatctacAATTCActgtttatttcttataattgctCTTCAATATTTCCAGTAGTCTATGAAATTATCaggaaattaaatatactaacataaatgaaaataaaactattcgaATAAATATGACGTACCAAGAGCCATGCCAATGAAACACTGATGCGGGAAATGAGCTGCAATGAACACTCTGGAAGCACTGACTGTTGTCAAGAGGACTATGTAAGCTAACCAACAGATTTTCGGAACCAAACTGTtgctgcaaaataaaataaatatttttatagacagatatttctactttaaaaattagattgaagCAAATTATATGAAATACGTTTTCTAAATTCATTACTATTTATCAAGACTTTATTgaacttatttataaatgttcagaAAATAGAACATGAATTTTACTCGCTGGAAGTATCTCGAATCATCGAAAGTATctcgttcaaaataaaaattctaaaaattacattttgaaaataaggattattttttttagttcatagataaaaaaatgggaaacttGTCCAGCACATGTTTACGTATAGTGACtaacagcaaataatttctgaatcCTAAACGGTATTCAGGAAACGTTTATACAATacattgaaagctttttttttattgataatcattttagaaagaaattggaaaaatctattaattacaaagtaatggggtaaaatatttcctatcctatataaatatttaataaaaaatttataaaaattaagaaatattaaacttacCTGTCCTTTCTGTTGAAATTGAACTTTTCAAGGAAAGCATCTAGAATGACGTACCACACACCAGCTGTCACCATTGAATGGCCAGATGGACTGcctgaaaattttatatcatattagttttattatattttatatttttagagtatttctttaaaaaaaaaaagggagatcTGAGATTTTCTATCTCAACTGAATTTACCTGGACCAGTTTCACAAGTGAGGGAAAATTGTTGAATATCTGGTGTTGATATTCCAGTTCTATTATACACTTGAGTCTCGTGAATCCACCAATAAGGACGTTCACCATGAAGAGccctgagataaaaaaaaatgatgtttgtaATATAAAAGATTAGAAGAGATTTCTGaagagaagaatatatatattttttaattttccattaaaatctaaaatataaagtgCCAGCTCatattctatcatttttatttcgcTTCTGTGAgcttcaaaacaatttatttatttattttaaagtagtttattgcataaaactgaaaatatatgtgTCTGTGCTTTGCAAGAATTACTTCGAAA
Above is a genomic segment from Argiope bruennichi chromosome 1, qqArgBrue1.1, whole genome shotgun sequence containing:
- the LOC129958398 gene encoding glucose-6-phosphatase 2-like, with amino-acid sequence MANVLTGTMDVVYENSVSAIEGLQARFLQQSDVFFLISNLFDPRYAFLVYSPLFLSLDWRVGKKIMWVTVIAEWVNQMLKWALHGERPYWWIHETQVYNRTGISTPDIQQFSLTCETGPGSPSGHSMVTAGVWYVILDAFLEKFNFNRKDSNSLVPKICWLAYIVLLTTVSASRVFIAAHFPHQCFIGMALGWLVAKKLNNITQQQVGTFLYCAITAGMLASALSMYAFLTAIGVDPMWSVGRAIKWCAKPEYVHLDTSPFFSMMRYCGFMFGMGFGFNSKSFKENSKSKFTLAMRIACAIISVGVCKLSEKVSLLRINMFLFYVQAFLLNALLSYIMIAAAPYIVSKIWNTKAKQKAQ